The Terriglobales bacterium region CCAGGAGAGCGATGATGAACCACTTGTTTCTTAAGAGCTTCACTTTATGAGTCCGTTGTGTTCCGCACCTGCGCGGGAGGCCCGGGGGAAGCCTCCCAAGAAGATTAAACCCGCAAAGCGGCAAATGGACGGTCGTTTACGGAACTTTACATTTCAATTCTAGCAGCAGGTGCACCGGTTTTGCTGCGTCAGCCTGGCCATAAGTCAGAGGCGATCAGAACCCCAAGAACACCGGCTCGGGCTGAAGCTGGAGGCCAAAGGAATCGAAGACGCGCTGCTGGATCTCGTCTTTCAGCGCCAGGATGTCGGCGGCGGAGGCGCCGCCACGGTTGACGATGGCCAGCGCGTGCCGCCGCGAGATGCCGGCGGCGCCGCGGACGTATCCCTTGGTGAAGCCGGACTGCTCGACCAGCCAGGCGGCGGCCAACTTCACCCGTCCGTCGGGCGCCGGATAACTGGGCGGCTTGAGGCCGCGGGAGGCCACGATGCCGGCGATGCGCGCGTATTCGGTGGTGCTGATGATGGGGTTCTTGAAAAAAGAGCCGGCGCTGCGGCTGTCCTCGTCGCCGGGCACCAGGAGCATGGCCTTGGAGAGCCGTATCTGGCGGACCGCTTCCCGGGTCTCGGCCAAGGTCGGCTGCGGCTTTCCTTCGAAGTATTGCTTCAGGTCGGCATACTCGACCCTGGGTGGCGCGCCCGGAGCCAGCGCATAAGCGACCCGCAGGACGATGTAGCGGCCACGCTGCGCCGAGTTGAAGATGCTGGAACGGTAGGTGAAGCCGGCATCGGAGTTGGCAAGGTCCGTGATCTCGCCGCTGGTGGTGTCGAGCACACGGACGCTGGAGATGGTGTCGGCGACCTCCTGCCCGTAGGCGCCGACGTTCTGGACCGGCGTGCCGCCCACGGTGCCGGGGATGCCGCTCAGGCATTCGATGCCGGCGCAGCCACGGGAGACGGCGAGGGCGACGAAGGCGTCCCAGTCTTCGCCGGCCGCGGCCTCGGAGATGCGCTTACCGGCGGATTCGCGCTCCTCAATGCCGCGCAGCGCGATCCTCAGGACCAGCCCGGGGAAACCATCGTCGGAGACCAGCAGATTGCTGCCGCCACCCAGGACGAAGAGCGGCAGCTTGTGCTCCGCGGCGTGCTGGACGGCGGCGCGGACGTCGGCCTCCGTGGCCGCCTCCACGAACCAGCGCGCCGGTCCCCCGATCCGGAAGGTGGTCATCGGGGCCAGCGGCACATTCTCCCGGATATCCACGCGGCCAGCTTACTCCAGGAACGCGCGATTGTTGACGATGGTCGTGCTGCGACGCTCTGATATATTGATGCCCAATCCCTTCGAGGAGACGACGACCGGAATGTATCCAGAACTGATGGTGGTGCCCATGCGCGAAGAGCTGACCCGGCTGGGGATCCAGGAACTGCGGACGGCGGCAGAGGTGGATGCGGTCCTGGCCAGGCCGGTGGGCACGGTGCTGGTGGTGGTGAACTCCATCTGCGGCTGCGCCGCCGGGCGGATGCGGCCGGCCGTGCGCCTGGCGCTGGAGCATCCCATCCGGCCGGAGAAGATGGTCACCGTCTTCGCCGGACAGGACCGCGATGCGACCGAGCAGGCGCGCTCCTACTTCGCCGGCTATCAGCCCTCTTCCCCTTCCATCGCCCTGCTGCGCGACGGCAAGCTGGTGTTCATGCTGGAGCGGCACGACATCGAGCATCGCGAGGCCGAGGACATCGCCGGCGACCTGACCAGCGCCTTCGACAAGTACTGCGCCAACACTTCGCGGAATTGAGAACTACCCGCAACCCAGGCAGAGACGTAGGTAGCTACGTCTCTACTTTCGCCGGCTCGGCGGACCGGCTTTTTTCGACGACTCCTGGCCGGCTTCGAAGATCTCCCGCGCTTCTTTCATGTTCGGATTGAAGCGGAGCGCAGTCGCCGCTGCGGTCCGGGCCGCCGCGACCTTGCCCTCCAGGGCATACGCCAGGGCCAGATTCTCCCACGCGTCGGCATCCTTGGGATCG contains the following coding sequences:
- a CDS encoding BrxA/BrxB family bacilliredoxin, translating into MPNPFEETTTGMYPELMVVPMREELTRLGIQELRTAAEVDAVLARPVGTVLVVVNSICGCAAGRMRPAVRLALEHPIRPEKMVTVFAGQDRDATEQARSYFAGYQPSSPSIALLRDGKLVFMLERHDIEHREAEDIAGDLTSAFDKYCANTSRN
- a CDS encoding UDP-N-acetylmuramate dehydrogenase; this translates as MDIRENVPLAPMTTFRIGGPARWFVEAATEADVRAAVQHAAEHKLPLFVLGGGSNLLVSDDGFPGLVLRIALRGIEERESAGKRISEAAAGEDWDAFVALAVSRGCAGIECLSGIPGTVGGTPVQNVGAYGQEVADTISSVRVLDTTSGEITDLANSDAGFTYRSSIFNSAQRGRYIVLRVAYALAPGAPPRVEYADLKQYFEGKPQPTLAETREAVRQIRLSKAMLLVPGDEDSRSAGSFFKNPIISTTEYARIAGIVASRGLKPPSYPAPDGRVKLAAAWLVEQSGFTKGYVRGAAGISRRHALAIVNRGGASAADILALKDEIQQRVFDSFGLQLQPEPVFLGF